The genomic region GGCATATTGTCTTAAGCAGGGAATTAACCGATTATGGGATCTATCCGCCTATCAATATTTTAAACTCCGCATCAAGGGTGGCTAAAGACATCATCAGCGAGTCTCAAAACCTGCATGCGAGAAAATTCCGCCGTTTGTATGCGTTGTTGAAAGAAAATGAAATGCTCATTCGCATCGGCTCTTATCAAATGGGGAACGATAAAGAGCTTGATGAAGCGATTAAGAAAAAGGCTTTAATGGAGCAGTTTTTAGCGCAAGATGAAAACGCTTTACAGCCTTTTGAACAAAGCTTTCAGCAATTAGAAGAAATCTTAAGATAAAAGGAATGTTATGGAATCACAACTCATGAAACTCGCCATTGAGACTTATAAAATCACTTTGATGATTTCTTTACCGGTATTACTAGCGGGCTTGGTGGTGGGGCTGTTAGTCAGTATTTTTCAAGCGACCACTCAAATCAATGAAATGACTTTGTCTTTTGTGCCTAAGATTTTAGCCGTGATTGGGGTGCTGATTTTAACCATGCCGTGGATGACGAACATGCTTTTAGATTACACCCAAACCTTAATCAAGCTCATTCCTAAAATCATAGGCTAGAAAATGCTAGAAACAACCATTGATTTTTCTCGTTACAGCAGCGTGAAAATCGGCGTGCCTTTAAAAGTGAGCGTTTTAGAAAACGATGATGAAATCTCTCAAGAACACCAGATTATAGGTTTAGCGAACAACCTTTTAATCGCTCCTAGCGCGAAAAATCTCGCTTTATTAGGAAAAAACTACGATTATATTTGCGATCATGGCGGATGCGTTGAAATAGGGGGGGCGGCCAACTCGTCTAAAATTTTTAATTATTTTAGGGCGAATGATTTAGGGGGTTTGGAATTTTTAGGGCAATTGCCTGGCACTTTAGGGGCGTTAGTTAAAATGAATGCCGGCATGAAAGAATTTGAAATCAAAAATGTTTTAGAAAGCGCTTATATCAATAATGAATGGCTAGGGAGTGAAGCTTTGGGGTTGAGTTATCGCAATAGCAAATTCAATGGCGTTGTTTTAAGAGCTAGGTTTAAAAAAACGCATGGTTTTAGGGAAGGGGTTTTAAAAGCGTGTCAAAGCATGCGCAAAAGCCACCCCAAATTGCCTAATTTTGGGAGCTGTTTCAAAAACCCGCCTAACGATCATGCGGGCAGGCTTTTAGAGGGTGTGGGCTTAAGGGGCTATTGTCTAAAAAGAGTGGGATTTGCCAAAGAGCATGCGAATTTTTTGGTGAATTTGGGGGGCGCGGAATTTGAAGAAGCCCTAGATCTGATAGAACTCGCTAAAACCAGAGTGTTACAAGAATACGGCATTCATTTAGAAGAAGAAGTGAAGATTTTAAGGTAGAAAATGGCTAAAAAAATCAATCTCAAAGATTAAGCAAACAGCATAAAGAGTCTTTAGGTGTTACGAATATTTTTACCGATGAGGCCAAATTGCATGATATGGGTGTGAGCAGTATCTCTAAACTTGTTATGCAAAAACTTGAAGATGAATTTAAGAGCTTGTCATTTAGGCACAGAGCAAGCATAACCAAGGAAGAAATTAATTCTGTATTGCAAGGACTTGATAGTGAGCTTGGAAGAACTTTGTTCGTTCAAAGTTCTAAAATAAAACCTGATGGAGGTATTATTGAGATTAAAGATGATGATGGGAATTGGAGAGTTATATTAATAACAGAAGCTAAATATCAGAGAAAAGATATAGAAAATATTCAAAAAGGAATATTAGTGGGTAAAGATAGTAATCAAGATTTAATGCAAGCTGGGAATGCTATAGAAAGAGCGTATAAAAATATTGCTGAAATGGCTAATTTTATGCTCAAAGAATTGCATTTTCCTTAACATTTTATTTTTAGAAGGCTCTAATTTTTTAACTCAAACCATATCGGTAAAAAGACCTGATGGAAGGGTAGTAACTCTTGAGTATAGTTCTGGAGTTCTTAATAGATTGGATAAATTAATGGCAGCTAATTACGGAATGCCTATCAATCAAAATTTATGTAAAAATAAGTTTATTCCATATAGGGATAGAACTATCATGTTGTAAGCCACCTCTATTTACACGCAAGGAGATAGACAAAGATGGGATTTAAATAAAATGTTTGAAATCATGCTTGAAGTAGCTAGAACCTCCCTTAAGGTTTTAGGTAGCTCACTTTTTAATCAAATTGTTGGTAAAAACAATGTCAAGAAAAGCGACTAATCAAATATTGCAAAAAGCCAAGCAACTTAAAAGCGATGAATTTTATACGCAATTGGCAGATATAGAAAACGAGTTGCAATACTATAAACAATATTTTAAAAATAAAGTTGTTTTTTGCAATTGTGATGACGCAAGGGTAAGTAATTTTTTCAAATATTTTTTTGTTCATTTTCAAGAACTAGGGCTTAAAAAATTAATTTCTGCTTGTTATATGGAACCAGAAATATCTAGTAATAGCAATAAAATCTCAAAGGGATTTTATTGCGAGTATGAAGGGAAAAAGGATTGGCAAACAACCATTGATGGATTGAAATTTTTTAAAGGAGATGGCGATTTTCGTAGTGAGGAGAGCATTCAGTTGTTAAAAGAAGCAGACATTGTAGTAACTAATCCACCTTTTTCGCTTTTTAGAGAGTTTGTAGCGCAATTGATCGAACACAGCAAGAAGTTTTTGATTATTGGAAACATCAATGCAATTACATACAAAAACATTTTTACTCTAATTAAAAACAATAAAGTATGGTTAGGCATGCATCTTGGTCGAGGGATTTCAAGTTTTATTGTTCCAAGACATTATGAACTTTATGGCACAGAAACTAAAATTGATAGCTTAGGCAATCGCTTAATCTCCCCTAATAATTGTTTA from Helicobacter pylori harbors:
- a CDS encoding UDP-N-acetylmuramate dehydrogenase; this encodes MLETTIDFSRYSSVKIGVPLKVSVLENDDEISQEHQIIGLANNLLIAPSAKNLALLGKNYDYICDHGGCVEIGGAANSSKIFNYFRANDLGGLEFLGQLPGTLGALVKMNAGMKEFEIKNVLESAYINNEWLGSEALGLSYRNSKFNGVVLRARFKKTHGFREGVLKACQSMRKSHPKLPNFGSCFKNPPNDHAGRLLEGVGLRGYCLKRVGFAKEHANFLVNLGGAEFEEALDLIELAKTRVLQEYGIHLEEEVKILR
- a CDS encoding adenosine deaminase, whose translation is MSRKATNQILQKAKQLKSDEFYTQLADIENELQYYKQYFKNKVVFCNCDDARVSNFFKYFFVHFQELGLKKLISACYMEPEISSNSNKISKGFYCEYEGKKDWQTTIDGLKFFKGDGDFRSEESIQLLKEADIVVTNPPFSLFREFVAQLIEHSKKFLIIGNINAITYKNIFTLIKNNKVWLGMHLGRGISSFIVPRHYELYGTETKIDSLGNRLISPNNCLWLTNLDYKKRHEILPLTKKYDKNKYELYDNFDGINVNRTIDIPLDYRGSMGVPITFLHKFNPKQFEIIGFRKGNDGKDLSVNGKCPYFRVLIKHKKNF
- the fliQ gene encoding flagellar biosynthetic protein FliQ, with protein sequence MESQLMKLAIETYKITLMISLPVLLAGLVVGLLVSIFQATTQINEMTLSFVPKILAVIGVLILTMPWMTNMLLDYTQTLIKLIPKIIG